The following are encoded in a window of Dioscorea cayenensis subsp. rotundata cultivar TDr96_F1 chromosome 16, TDr96_F1_v2_PseudoChromosome.rev07_lg8_w22 25.fasta, whole genome shotgun sequence genomic DNA:
- the LOC120279532 gene encoding protein CHAPERONE-LIKE PROTEIN OF POR1, chloroplastic: MSVLTCHSTRISSCTLPATKRISNSACLSSLASSFNGNLKRKLKIASFTHLTYGYGSVHKYSFGRTSRSKGQIFASFGDMAGDSTVIFPRINVKDPYKRLGISREASEEEIQAARNFLINQYAGHKPSVDAIESAHDKIIMQSFYERKNPKINLKKKFREASQSRIVRAVTSRFESPATNFIIKTAVAFLVLGALTVLFPTEEGPTLQVAISLVLSIYFIYQRLKGRVRALLYGIGAFFGSWLVGTFLMVSVIPPLLKGPRSFEVTTSLISYILLWVSSTYLK; this comes from the exons ATGTCTGTATTGACATGTCATTCCACTAGGATTTCTAGTTGTACATTGCCAGCAACAAAAAGAATTTCCAATTCAGCTTGCTTATCTTCCTTGGCATCAAGTTTTAATGGGAACTTAAAGCGGAAGTTGAAAATTGCCTCTTTCACCCACTT AACATATGGCTATGGTTCAGTGCATAAATATTCATTTGGAAGAACTAGCAGAAGCAAGGGCCAGATTTTTGCTTCATTTGGTGATATGGCAGGTGATTCAACAG TTATTTTCCCCAGGATTAATGTGAAGGACCCCTACAAGCGTCTTGGAATCAGCAGGGAGGCATCTGAAGAAGAAATCCAAGCTGCAAGAAACTTTTTGATAAATCAATATGCTGGACATAAACCAAGTGTTGATGCAATTGAATCTGCTCATGACAAGATAATTATGCAGAGCTTTTATGAGCGaaaaaacccaaaaatcaaCTTGAAGAAAAAGTTCAGAGAAGCTAGTCAATCACGTATTGTTAGGGCTGTAACAAGTAGGTTTGAATCTCCGGCGACAAACTTCATAATAAAGACTGCTGTTGCATTCTTGGTGCTCGGAGCTCTCACTGTTCTATTTCCAACCGAAGAAGGGCCAACACTTCAAGTTGCCATTTCTCTTGTACTCTCCATATATTTCATTTATCAGAGGCTTAAGGGTCGAGTCCGAGCACTTCTATATGG GATTGGCGCATTTTTTGGATCATGGCTTGTAGGCACATTCCTTATGGTGTCTGTAATCCCACCTCTACTTAAAGGACCAAGAAGCTTCGAAGTGACCACGTCCCTCATAAGCTACATTCTTCTTTGGGTTTCTTCAACTTACTTGAAGTAA
- the LOC120278605 gene encoding heterodimeric geranylgeranyl pyrophosphate synthase small subunit, chloroplastic-like yields MAPYVCLAASDLVGGGRDVALDVASALHLMHTAAWAHGRLIGLDLTTTTTTSSSPRTYSPGVELLTGDGIFPLGFEIVARNKEVEPEVGVKVVMEMVEMMGGIIEGQLGRVEGGIDKELVWKERVEERLCGCGGACGVMVGGGGGGGEEMVEKGRRVGMYLGAISEVVKSGKGLERVERLKMKVVEELEVFDFERRKSLWDLLEFCLTGQTVAAGGGGGGRISGQVEL; encoded by the coding sequence ATGGCCCCTTACGTCTGCCTCGCCGCTTCCGACCTCGTCGGCGGCGGCCGTGACGTAGCACTAGATGTGGCATCTGCCCTTCATCTCATGCACACAGCTGCATGGGCACATGGCCGTTTAATTGGCCTTGACttaactactactactactacttcttcttctcctcgtACATACTCTCCCGGAGTTGAGCTTCTCACCGGAGATGGAATTTTCCCACTTGGCTTTGAGATTGTAGCAAGGAACAAGGAGGTAGAGCCAGAGGTTGGAGTGAAGGTGGTGATGGAGATGGTGGAGATGATGGGAGGGATCATTGAAGGGCAGTTAGGGAGGGTGGAAGGAGGTATAGATAAGGAGTTGGTTTGGAAGGAGAGAGTGGAGGAGAGGTTGTGTGGTTGTGGTGGAGCTTGTGGAGTAATGgtgggaggaggaggaggaggaggagaagagatgGTGGAGAAGGGGAGGAGAGTGGGGATGTATTTAGGAGCCATTAGTGAAGTTGTGAAGAGTGGGAAagggttggaaagggttgagaggttgaaGATGAAGGTGGTGGAGGAGTTGGAGGTGTTTGACTTTGAGAGAAGGAAGAGCTTGTGGGACCTACTTGAATTTTGTTTGACTGGTCAAACAGTTGCcgccggcggcggcggcggcggcagGATCTCCGGTCAAGTGGAGCTTTAA